CACTCGCTGCTAGAACTTATCGAGATTTAGCTAAAGCTATTGAAAATGCATTTTCAATAGTGTCTCTAAAGGATATTCGGAATTGGTTTACTCATTGCTGTTACTGTACCTCACTAGACTAGGAAAGGCTGTATTAATTATTTCTATTCTATTGTCAAGGTGCTTTGTTGGAAAATAATTATGGTTTGGAACGGGCGTGATAGGCAGAAATCGCCATATCCTTTGCCTTCTGTTGTGGACTACCCCGGATAGATTGTTCTCCTTGCTCAATGACAATGCCGACTTTTAAGGCTTGAGCTTTGATAGTGTCCATTAATCTGCCGTAGCTCCACTGATGGATGTTGACGCGATACTGCTTGGCGTATTTTTCCTGACCTTCGATGTAGCCGGGAATTT
The DNA window shown above is from Microcoleus sp. AS-A8 and carries:
- a CDS encoding IS630 family transposase — encoded protein: LAARTYRDLAKAIENAFSIVSLKDIRNWFTHCCYCTSLD